The following proteins are encoded in a genomic region of Schistocerca serialis cubense isolate TAMUIC-IGC-003099 chromosome 9, iqSchSeri2.2, whole genome shotgun sequence:
- the LOC126419001 gene encoding tyramine receptor tyra-2, with translation MASGAAVAATATATDAGAALLVACDVALLFLLVAGLLANATVLLVFYRRPGLRTLSNRFVLNLVATNLSACCVFLPLAAADSVLSRPLSALCSAGRAAAAATCAASILGVLLIALDQYCAVVDPLHYHSHINKLRSAAMMLTAWSVALVFGALAGIVPVEDSSGSSLWQACLYRHARSAPNTNTTADNTTSTISVEEPQLERADYSLYRETFAACYAIFIFAIPFAGIAWIYLCIYSAAHHNSKRTRLTGSGPVAASSQLTSQVSTADASVDAQMADCQPLASVAEEASSGDLQPPQLQQQPQPTTITFSVSAAPASEDNTALLQQVTVTVTPPSSPQKGGGPPTCQSSPAPSTPLSRAASVRSTSSSIVTSLKHRISNASVFRYREETRAARVSALVVVMALFCWFPYVAALLLHSGLLVALPAGGVPHYVDALSLTMLAAGTVASPFLFALRSRRVQREVRRIFGLPRPSEAGSGTATCRRKAPTLRRPPSVQVHHPQQTHLTANYSHVSLDVMASLAEGETDSLSKDSSSSVLQSLLSKTKWGYKQPKCRTMLCDFVPVPDAALSVDTCRSSFSSGASTQYTSSTVDTGIDD, from the exons ATGGCGTCGGGGGCGGCTGTGGCggcgactgcgacggcgacggaCGCGGGGGCGGCGCTGCTGGTGGCGTGCGACGTGGCGCTGCTCTTCCTGTTGGTGGCGGGGCTCTTGGCCAACGCTACCGTGCTGCTCGTCTTCTACCGGCGGCCCGGCCTACGCACCCTGTCCAACAG GTTCGTGCTGAATCTGGTGGCGACGAACCTGTCGGCGTGCTGCGTGTTCCTCCCGCTGGCGGCCGCGGACTCCGTGCTGTCCCGGCCGCTGTCCGCGCTCTGTTCCGCCGgccgagccgccgccgccgccacctgcgcAGCCTCAATCCTTGGAGTACTGCTCATCGCGCTCGACCAGTACTGCGCAGTCGTCGACCCGCTGCACTACCACTCGCACATCAACAAGCTGCGCTCCGCAG CCATGATGCTGACGGCGTGGAGTGTGGCGCTGGTGTTCGGCGCCCTGGCGGGCATCGTCCCGGTGGAGGACTCCTCCGGCTCCAGTCTGTGGCAGGCGTGCTTGTACCGGCATGCGCGTTCCGCTCCCAACACCAACACCACCGCCGACAACACCACCAGCACCATCAGTGTGGAGGAGCCACAGCTGGAGCGGGCCGATTACTCTCTCTACAGGGAGACCTTCGCCGCCTGCTACGCCATCTTCATATTCGCCATCCCGTTTGCTGGTATCGCGTGGATCTACCTGTGCATCTACTCTGCGGCACACCACAACAGCAAGCGGACACGGCTCACTG GTTCTGGTCCGGTGGCAGCCAGCTCGCAGCTGACGTCACAAGTGAGCACAGCGGACGCGTCGGTCGACGCACAGATGGCGGACTGCCAACCGCTGGCGTCGGTGGCGGAGGAGGCATCGTCCGGCGACCTGCAGCCGCCGCAGCTGCAACAGCAGCCGCAGCCCACCACCATCACCTTCTCCGTGTCCGCTGCGCCCGCCTCGGAGGACAACACGGCCCTCCTGCAACAA GTGACAGTGACGGTGACGCCGCCGAGCTCCCCGCAGAAGGGCGGCGGCCCTCCCACCTGCCAGTCGTCGCCCGCGCCTTCGACGCCGCTCTCGCGCGCTGCCAGCGTCCGCAGCACATCGAGCAGCATCGTGACGTCACTGAAGCACCGCATCTCGAACGCGAGCGTGTTCCGCTACCGCGAGGAGACGCGGGCCGCGCGCGTCTCGGCGCTCGTCGTGGTGATGGCGCTCTTCTGCTGGTTCCCCTACGTGGCGGCGCTGCTGCTGCACTCGGGGCTGCTGGTGGCGCTGCCCGCCGGCGGCGTGCCGCACTACGTGGACGCGCTCAGCCTCACCATGCTGGCCGCGGGCACGGTCGCTTCGCCATTTCTTTTCGCCCTCCGGTCGCGCCGCGTCCAGCGCGAGGTCCGCCGTATCTTCGGGCTGCCGAGGCCGTCCGAGGCGGGGTCCGGTACCGCCACGTGCCGTCGGAAGGCGCCCACGTTGAGGCGTCCGCCGTCTGTGCAAGTCCACCACCCCCAGCAGACGCATCTCACTGCAAACTACAGCCACGTGTCGCTGGACGTAATGGCCTCCCTGGCGGAAGGCGAGACTGACTCTCTGTCCAAAGACAGCTCCTCGTCGGTACTGCAGTCGTTGCTCAGCAAAACTAAATGGGGCTACAAGCAGCCCAAGTGCCGGACTATGCTGTGCGACTTCGTGCCAGTTCCCGATGCGGCCCTCAGCGTGGACACTTGTCGCAGTTCCTTCTCCAGTGGTGCTAGTACGCAGTACACGTCTTCCACCGTGGACACTGGAATAGATGACTGA